A genomic region of Candidatus Bathyarchaeia archaeon contains the following coding sequences:
- a CDS encoding trypsin-like peptidase domain-containing protein: MESVQKAGFKEFSWALLVVAIAVSLVAGGITGYLISSSPMLEKIKTLEDELSTLNQRVTNLQNAQVIVNTYILGGNVSLADLYEKVKDSVVIVRGVIVQYDIFHRPYYTQVQGSGFIYNCSEQMVVVTNYHVVAGTINLTVTFFDGNGYAAAVLGSDPYADLAVLTVVNAPLHEFKPLEVVSSSTLKVGDVVVAVGNPYGLAGSISIGIVSALGRTITEEQTGSYPIANVIQTTAPLNPGNSGGPLLNLKGQVVGITTAIVSGSQGLGFAIPSNTILREIADLVTMGYYDKHPWLGASGVDMTYEIARAMGVNITYGWLITQVVSGGPAANAGLRGGTKRVLIAGQYITIGGDIIIAINGTKIIGIDTLSTYLEENTLPGQTVNVTIMRENQIIDVAIILGARP; the protein is encoded by the coding sequence GTGGAAAGTGTTCAAAAGGCAGGTTTTAAAGAGTTTTCATGGGCTCTTTTGGTGGTAGCAATTGCAGTGAGTTTAGTGGCTGGAGGAATAACGGGATATCTGATAAGCAGTTCGCCAATGTTAGAAAAGATCAAAACACTGGAGGATGAGCTGTCAACTTTAAACCAGCGGGTGACGAATCTGCAAAATGCGCAAGTCATTGTAAATACGTACATTCTCGGAGGTAACGTTTCTCTTGCAGATTTATACGAGAAGGTTAAGGACTCCGTTGTCATAGTTCGCGGGGTAATAGTGCAATACGACATTTTCCACCGACCATACTATACACAAGTGCAAGGTTCAGGCTTCATTTACAACTGTTCAGAGCAAATGGTGGTGGTCACAAACTACCATGTAGTTGCAGGCACGATCAACTTAACGGTAACGTTCTTCGATGGAAATGGTTATGCGGCAGCGGTTCTCGGTTCAGATCCATATGCTGACTTAGCTGTGCTCACGGTTGTTAACGCCCCGTTACACGAGTTTAAGCCCCTTGAGGTTGTTAGTTCTTCAACGCTTAAAGTTGGCGATGTTGTTGTGGCTGTTGGCAATCCATATGGTTTAGCGGGGTCGATAAGCATAGGCATAGTGAGCGCGCTTGGCAGAACAATAACCGAGGAGCAGACGGGCAGTTATCCTATAGCCAATGTTATCCAAACAACGGCTCCATTAAACCCGGGAAACTCTGGCGGGCCCCTCTTAAACTTGAAAGGGCAAGTAGTGGGCATAACAACAGCCATCGTAAGCGGTTCTCAAGGATTAGGCTTTGCAATACCATCAAACACTATTCTTCGGGAAATCGCCGATCTCGTAACCATGGGCTATTATGATAAGCATCCTTGGCTCGGCGCCTCAGGCGTGGATATGACTTATGAGATAGCACGGGCCATGGGTGTCAACATAACATACGGATGGTTGATAACCCAAGTTGTAAGTGGAGGACCAGCTGCAAACGCCGGATTAAGAGGCGGAACAAAACGGGTTCTAATAGCTGGACAATACATAACAATCGGCGGCGACATAATAATAGCCATAAACGGAACAAAAATAATAGGAATAGACACACTTTCAACTTACCTTGAAGAAAACACCCTCCCAGGACAAACAGTAAACGTGACAATAATGAGAGAAAACCAAATAATAGATGTTGCTATAATACTAGGAGCCCGGCCGTAA